The Acidobacteriota bacterium genome includes a region encoding these proteins:
- a CDS encoding DUF5615 family PIN-like protein — protein MKLLLDVNLPASLADELQRSGVEASSWLQLGDQSAGDLEIVTFASANGFTIVTKDLDFGEILALNRQTSPSVVLVRIRDTLLADLSVRLVGLVRAEGEALSQGVLVTMEESSTRIRFLPIL, from the coding sequence TTGAAGCTTTTGCTGGACGTCAATCTTCCAGCCTCCCTTGCGGACGAGCTCCAAAGATCCGGAGTCGAAGCCTCCTCCTGGCTCCAGCTCGGTGATCAGAGCGCTGGTGACCTCGAGATTGTCACCTTTGCGTCGGCCAACGGGTTCACGATCGTCACTAAGGATCTCGACTTCGGCGAGATCCTTGCGCTCAATCGACAAACGTCCCCGAGTGTAGTCCTCGTAAGAATTCGGGACACCCTTCTTGCAGACCTGAGTGTCCGACTTGTCGGCCTCGTGAGAGCGGAGGGTGAAGCGCTGTCCCAAGGGGTCCTCGTAACGATGGAGGAGAGCAGCACGAGAATTCGATTTCTCCCGATACTCTGA
- a CDS encoding DUF433 domain-containing protein, whose amino-acid sequence MEIFERITRDPKVMGGRACIRGIRFTVSNLLDLLASGHSDREILDAYPFLEPEDIPAALRYSAWVVSDREVELPRRVEGA is encoded by the coding sequence ATGGAGATTTTCGAGCGCATTACGCGCGACCCCAAAGTCATGGGTGGGCGGGCCTGCATCAGAGGAATTCGCTTCACGGTCAGCAATCTGCTCGATCTCCTCGCCTCGGGCCACAGCGATCGTGAGATCCTCGACGCATACCCGTTCCTCGAGCCTGAGGACATTCCAGCGGCGCTTCGGTATTCGGCCTGGGTCGTGTCCGACCGTGAAGTCGAACTGCCCCGGCGGGTTGAAGGCGCTTGA